The Schistocerca cancellata isolate TAMUIC-IGC-003103 chromosome 4, iqSchCanc2.1, whole genome shotgun sequence genome contains a region encoding:
- the LOC126183948 gene encoding uncharacterized protein LOC126183948, with translation MAKTRIWQKREYSKNANMAKTRIWQKREYGKKANMAKTQIWEKRKYGKNANMGKTQVWEKRKYGKNANMGKTQIWEKRKYGKDANMGKTQIWERRKYGKNANMGKTQIWEKGKYGKKANMGKRQIWEKGKYGKKANMGKRQIWEKGKYGKKANMGKRQIWGKGKYGENANMGKTQIWDKRKYGTNANMGQTQIWDKRK, from the coding sequence atggcaaaaacgcgaatatggcaaaaacgcgaatatagcaaaaacgcgaatatggcaaaaacgcgaatatggcaaaaacgcgaatatggcaaaaaagcgaatatggcaaaaacgcaaatatgggaaaaacgcaaatatgggaaaaacgcaaatatgggaaaaacgcaagtatgggaaaaacgcaaatatgggaaaaacgcaaatatgggaaaaacgcaaatatgggaaaaacgcaaatatgggaaagacgcaaatatgggaaagacgcaaatatgggaaagacgcaaatatgggaaaaacgcaaatatgggaaaaacgcaaatatgggaaaaaggcaaatatgggaaaaaggcaaatatgggaaaaaggcaaatatgggaaaaaggcaaatatgggaaaaaggcaaatatgggaaaaaggcaaatatgggaaaagggcaaatatgggaaaaaggcaaatatgggaaaaaggcaaatatggggaaaaggcaaatatggggaaaatgcaaatatggggaaaacgcaaatatgggacaaacgcaaatatgggacaaacgcaaatatgggacaaacacaaatatgggacaaacgcaaataa
- the LOC126183949 gene encoding uncharacterized protein LOC126183949, protein MGKTQIWEKRTYGKNAHMGKTHIWEKRTYGKNAHMGKTQIWEKRKYGKNANMGKTQIWEKRKYGKNANMGKTQIWEKRKYGKNANMGKTQIWEKRKCERNTNMGKTLIWEKYKYGKNANMRKTRKWEKREYGKNANMGKTRIWQKREYDKNANMAKTQIWQRREYGKNENMEKKQIWQKCKYGKKGNISKKQIYQKSKYDKKANMAKKQIWQKREYGKNANMAKTRIWQKREYGKNANLAKMRIWQKREYGKNENMEKSKYSKIANMAKKEIYQKSKYGKKANMAKQQIWQNSKCFKTANMAKTRIWQKHEYDKNANMNKMRIWKKSKY, encoded by the coding sequence atgggaaaaactcaaatatgggaaaaacgcacatatgggaaaaacgcacatatgggaaaaacgcacatatgggaaaaacgcacatatgggaaaaacgcacatatgggaaaaacgcaaatatgggaaaaacgcaaatatgggaaaaacgcaaatatgggaaaaacgcaaatatgggaaaaacgcaaatatgggaaaaacgcaaatatgggaaaaacgcaaatatgggaaaaacgcaaatatgggaaaaacgcaaatatgggaaaaacgcaaatatgggaaaaacgcaaatgtgagagaaatacaaatatgggaaaaacgctaatatgggagaaatacaaatatgggaaaaacgcgaatatgcgaAAAAcgagaaaatgggaaaaacgcgaatatgggaaaaatgcgaatatgggaaaaacgcgaatatggcaaaaacgcgaatatgacaaaaacgcaaatatggcaaaaacgcaaatatggcagagacgcgaatatggcaaaaacgagaatatggaaaaaaagcaaatatggcaaaaatgcaaatatggcaaaaaaggaaatatatcaaaaaagcaaatatatcaaaaaagcaaatatgacaaaaaagcaaatatggcaaaaaagcaaatatggcaaaaacgcgaatatggcaaaaacgcgaatatggcaaaaacgcgaatatggcaaaaacgcgaatatggcaaaaacgcgaatttggcaaaaatgcgaatatggcaaaaacgcgaatatggcaaaaacgagaatatggaaaaaagcaaatattccaaaattgcaaatatggcaaaaaaggaaatatatcaaaaaagcaaatatggcaaaaaagcaaatatggcaaaacagcaaatatggcaaaacagcaaatgtttcaaaacagcaaatatggcaaaaacgcgaatatggcaaaaacacgaatatgacaaaaacgcgaatatgaaTAAAATGCgaatatggaaaaaaagcaaatattga
- the LOC126183945 gene encoding uncharacterized protein LOC126183945, with the protein MGKTQIWEKRKYGKKDHEIYEKRKYGKNANMGKTQIWEKRKNGKNAKMGKTQIWEKRKYGKNANMGKTRIWEKREYDKNANMAKTQIWQRREYGKNENMEKSKYGKNSNMAKKEIYQKSKYDKKANMAKKQIWQKSKYGKKANMAKTRKWQKREFGKNANLAKTRIWQKREYGKNANLEKTRIWQKREYGKKQIFQKCKYGKKGNISKKQIWQNSKYGKNANMAKTRIWQKREYGKNANMTKTRI; encoded by the exons atgggaaaaacgcaaatatgggaaaaacgcaaatatgggaaaaag gatcacgaaatatatgagaaacgcaaatatgggaaaaacgcaaatatgggaaaaacgcaaatatgggaaaaacgcaaaaatgggaaaaacgcaaaaatgggaaaaacgcaaatatgggaaaaacgcaaatatgggaaaaacgcgaatatgggaaaaacgcgaatatgggaaaaacgcgaatatgacaaaaacgcaaatatggcaaaaacgcaaatatggcagagacgcgaatatggcaaaaacgagaatatggaaaaaagcaaatatggcaaaaattctaatatggcaaaaaaggaaatatatcaaaaaagcaaatatgacaaaaaagcaaatatggcaaaaaagcaaatatggcaaaaaagcaaatatggcaaaaaagcaaatatggcaaaaacgcgaaaatggcaaaaacgcgaatttggcaaaaacgcgaatttggcaaaaacgcgaatttggcaaaaacgcgaatatggcaaaaacgcgaatttggaaaaaacgcgaatatggcaaaaacgagaatatggaaaaaagcaaatattccaaaaatgcaaatatggcaaaaaaggaaatatatcaaaaaagcaaatatggcaaaacagcaaatatggcaaaaacgcgaatatggcaaaaacgcgaatatggcaaaaacgcgaatatggcaaaaacgcgaatatgacaaaaacgcgaatatga
- the LOC126183946 gene encoding uncharacterized protein LOC126183946, which yields MGKTHIWEKRTYGKNANMGKTQIWEKRKYGKNANMGKTQIWEKRKYGKNANMGKTQIWEKRKYGKNANMGKTQIWEKRKCERNTNMGKTLIWEKYKYGKNANMRKTRKWEKREYGKNANMGKTRIWQKREYDKNANMAKTQIWQRREYGKNENMEKKQIWQKCKYGKKGNISKKQIWQKSKYGKKANMAKKQIWQKSKYGKNANMAKTRKWQKREYGKNANMAKTRIWQKREYGKNANLAKMRIWQKREYGKNENMEKSKYSKIANMAKKEIYQKSKYGKKANMAKQQIWQNSKCFKTANMAKTRIWQKREYDKNANMNKMRIWKKSKYGKKQIW from the coding sequence atgggaaaaacgcacatatgggaaaaacgcacatatgggaaaaacgcaaatatgggaaaaacgcaaatatgggaaaaacgcaaatatgggaaaaacgcaaatatgggaaaaacgcaaatatgggaaaaacgcaaatatgggaaaaacgcaaatatgggaaaaacgcaaatatgggaaaaacgcaaatatgggaaaaacgcaaatatgggaaaaacgcaaatatgggaaaaacgcaaatgtgagagaaatacaaatatgggaaaaacgctaatatgggagaaatacaaatatgggaaaaacgcgaatatgcgaAAAAcgagaaaatgggaaaaacgcgaatatgggaaaaatgcgaatatgggaaaaacgcgaatatggcaaaaacgcgaatatgacaaaaacgcaaatatggcaaaaacgcaaatatggcagagacgcgaatatggcaaaaacgagaatatggaaaaaaagcaaatatggcaaaaatgcaaatatggcaaaaaaggaaatatatcaaaaaagcaaatatggcaaaaaagcaaatatggcaaaaaagcaaatatggcaaaaaagcaaatatggcaaaaaagcaaatatggcaaaaacgcgaatatggcaaaaacgcgaaaatggcaaaaacgcgaatatggcaaaaacgcgaatatggcaaaaacgcgaatatggcaaaaacgcgaatatggcaaaaacgcgaatttggcaaaaatgcgaatatggcaaaaacgcgaatatggcaaaaacgagaatatggaaaaaagcaaatattccaaaattgcaaatatggcaaaaaaggaaatatatcaaaaaagcaaatatggcaaaaaagcaaatatggcaaaacagcaaatatggcaaaacagcaaatgtttcaaaacagcaaatatggcaaaaacgcgaatatggcaaaaacgcgaatatgacaaaaacgcgaatatgaaTAAAATGCgaatatggaaaaaaagcaaatatggaaaaaagcaaatatggtaa
- the LOC126183947 gene encoding uncharacterized protein LOC126183947, with protein MGKTHIWEKRTYGKNAHMGKTHIWEKRKYGKNANMGKTQIWEKRKYGKNANMGKTQIWEKRKYGKNANMGKTQIWEKRKCERNTNMGKTLIWEKYKYGKNANMRKTRKWEKREYGKNANMGKTRIWQKREYDKNANMAKTQIWQRREYGKNENMEKKQIWQKCKYGKKGNISKKQIYQKSKYDKKANMAKKQIWQKREYGKNANMAKTRIWQKREYGKNANMAKTRIWQKCEYGKNANMAKTRIWKKANIPKLQIWQKRKYIKKANMAKKQIWQNSKYGKTANVSKQQIWQKREYGKNTNMTKTRI; from the coding sequence atgggaaaaacgcacatatgggaaaaacgcacatatgggaaaaacgcacatatgggaaaaacgcacatatgggaaaaacgcaaatatgggaaaaacgcaaatatgggaaaaacgcaaatatgggaaaaacgcaaatatgggaaaaacgcaaatatgggaaaaacgcaaatatgggaaaaacgcaaatatgggaaaaacgcaaatatgggaaaaacgcaaatatgggaaaaacgcaaatgtgagagaaatacaaatatgggaaaaacgctaatatgggagaaatacaaatatgggaaaaacgcgaatatgcgaAAAAcgagaaaatgggaaaaacgcgaatatgggaaaaatgcgaatatgggaaaaacgcgaatatggcaaaaacgcgaatatgacaaaaacgcaaatatggcaaaaacgcaaatatggcagagacgcgaatatggcaaaaacgagaatatggaaaaaaagcaaatatggcaaaaatgcaaatatggcaaaaaaggaaatatatcaaaaaagcaaatatatcaaaaaagcaaatatgacaaaaaagcaaatatggcaaaaaagcaaatatggcaaaaacgcgaatatggcaaaaacgcgaatatggcaaaaacgcgaatatggcaaaaacgcgaatatggcaaaaacgcgaatatggcaaaaacgcgaatttggcaaaaatgcgaatatggcaaaaacgcgaatatggcaaaaacgagaatatggaaaaaagcaaatattccaaaattgcaaatatggcaaaaaaggaaatatatcaaaaaagcaaatatggcaaaaaagcaaatatggcaaaacagcaaatatggcaaaacagcaaatgtttcaaaacagcaaatatggcaaaaacgcgaatatggcaaaaacacgaatatgacaaaaacgcgaatatga